A single window of Syntrophus aciditrophicus SB DNA harbors:
- a CDS encoding sulfite exporter TauE/SafE family protein, whose protein sequence is MLPPSPALLLLIGFIAGIAAGLFGIGGGVLIVPALVYLAGFPLHTAVGTSLAILLPPVGLAAVLTYYRYGQVNLKAALIVAAALFLGSWLGAILANHLSGPHLKLAFGIFVAGLGIYLIIGAMRQLAWI, encoded by the coding sequence ATGCTTCCGCCCTCTCCCGCCCTTCTGCTGCTCATCGGCTTCATCGCCGGAATCGCCGCCGGTCTGTTCGGCATCGGCGGCGGAGTGCTTATCGTTCCCGCCCTCGTTTACCTGGCTGGATTTCCGCTGCATACGGCCGTCGGCACGAGTCTGGCGATCCTCCTTCCCCCGGTGGGACTGGCCGCCGTTCTGACCTATTACCGTTACGGACAGGTCAATCTCAAAGCCGCGTTGATTGTCGCTGCCGCCCTGTTTCTGGGAAGCTGGCTGGGCGCCATCCTGGCGAATCATCTTTCCGGTCCGCATTTGAAACTGGCCTTTGGAATTTTTGTAGCGGGTCTCGGCATCTACCTGATCATTGGCGCAATGCGCCAACTGGCATGGATCTGA
- a CDS encoding amidohydrolase — translation MSPGKLTKPESHDPLKTLSAIQEKDYPYLESLYQDLHRHPELSGREEKTSRRMTVEMEQAGFRATPGIGGNGVVGMLENGPGPVVMVRADMDALPIEEKTGLPYASRVRTLMESGQEVGVMHACGHDVHMTVLIGAARLLARFRNCWQGTLLLVAQPAEENAAGAAAMIADGLFIRFPRPDFALGLHVLPGPAGAVLYHEGFWFAGSTTLELTVYGKGGHAARPHETRDPVVLAAQMILAFQTVVSRETDPMEPAVLTVSSFHAGNRDNVIPETATLQISLRAFSREQHERMISALKRIAEGIARTGGIPEDQLPRLSVRSSTPVLYNDPRLTRRLVRRFRRTFGRSRVAEVPAMTASEDFSCFGQAGIPLCYFGLGMADPQGESPPLHSPYMAPLPEPTISTGVAAMTAAVLELLPALDQS, via the coding sequence ATGTCCCCCGGCAAACTCACAAAGCCCGAATCTCATGACCCGTTGAAAACGCTTTCCGCGATTCAGGAAAAGGACTATCCTTATCTTGAAAGTCTCTATCAGGATCTCCACCGCCATCCGGAACTTTCCGGAAGGGAAGAGAAAACGTCCAGGCGGATGACCGTGGAGATGGAGCAGGCAGGTTTCCGGGCTACGCCGGGCATCGGCGGTAACGGGGTGGTGGGGATGCTGGAAAACGGTCCCGGTCCGGTCGTCATGGTCCGGGCGGACATGGACGCCCTGCCGATTGAGGAGAAAACCGGTCTCCCTTACGCCAGCCGGGTCAGGACCCTGATGGAATCAGGGCAGGAGGTCGGCGTGATGCATGCCTGCGGCCACGATGTCCACATGACCGTCCTGATTGGGGCGGCACGGCTGCTGGCGCGATTCCGCAATTGCTGGCAGGGAACCCTGCTTCTGGTCGCTCAGCCTGCCGAGGAAAACGCCGCCGGCGCGGCGGCCATGATCGCCGACGGCCTTTTCATCCGCTTTCCCCGTCCCGATTTCGCTCTTGGCCTCCATGTTCTCCCCGGGCCGGCAGGCGCCGTTCTTTATCACGAAGGTTTCTGGTTCGCCGGCTCGACAACTCTCGAGCTGACCGTGTACGGGAAAGGAGGACATGCCGCCCGGCCTCATGAGACGCGGGACCCCGTCGTTCTGGCTGCCCAGATGATCCTCGCGTTTCAGACGGTGGTCAGCCGGGAAACCGATCCGATGGAACCGGCGGTGCTCACCGTATCCTCTTTTCATGCGGGAAACCGGGACAACGTCATTCCGGAAACGGCCACTCTCCAGATCAGCCTCCGCGCGTTCAGCCGCGAACAGCATGAGCGGATGATTTCCGCCCTGAAACGGATCGCCGAGGGCATCGCCAGGACGGGCGGCATCCCCGAGGATCAGCTTCCCCGACTGTCAGTCAGATCATCCACGCCGGTCCTCTACAACGATCCTCGGCTCACCCGCAGACTCGTCCGCCGGTTCCGCCGGACTTTCGGCCGTTCCCGGGTCGCTGAAGTGCCGGCAATGACGGCCTCGGAGGATTTCTCCTGTTTCGGGCAGGCGGGAATTCCTCTCTGCTATTTCGGACTGGGAATGGCGGATCCCCAGGGAGAAAGCCCTCCCCTTCACAGTCCTTACATGGCTCCTCTCCCGGAACCGACGATTTCGACCGGAGTTGCCGCCATGACCGCAGCCGTTCTGGAACTGCTCCCGGCTCTTGATCAAAGCTGA
- a CDS encoding flavodoxin family protein: MQVLVMYYSRTGHTKLLAEAIAQGVSEVDPVKCLLKPISEVTKEDFLNSDGVIAGSPVYFGGMAADMKALLDSFVSVRPKMADKIGAAFATSGDLSGGKETTLMSLLQALMIYGMIVVGDPMDATGHYGVSCVGEPDAAARANGAKLGKRVATLVKKLKG; this comes from the coding sequence ATGCAGGTACTGGTAATGTATTATTCCCGGACGGGACACACAAAATTGCTGGCGGAAGCGATAGCCCAGGGCGTTTCCGAAGTTGATCCGGTCAAATGTCTGCTGAAGCCCATCTCCGAGGTCACGAAGGAAGACTTCCTCAATTCCGATGGCGTCATTGCCGGCTCCCCCGTTTATTTCGGCGGGATGGCGGCGGACATGAAGGCCCTGCTGGATTCCTTCGTCTCCGTACGCCCGAAGATGGCCGACAAGATCGGCGCCGCCTTCGCCACTTCGGGAGACCTCTCCGGCGGCAAGGAAACGACCCTGATGTCTCTGCTTCAGGCCCTGATGATCTACGGGATGATTGTGGTGGGCGATCCCATGGATGCCACGGGACATTACGGCGTTTCCTGCGTGGGAGAACCCGATGCGGCAGCCCGGGCCAACGGGGCCAAGCTGGGCAAGCGGGTCGCCACTCTGGTCAAGAAACTGAAAGGATAA
- a CDS encoding HigA family addiction module antitoxin — protein sequence MKDQSLTLTSPGKILYEKYMLPNGLSVSDLARNIDVSPEKINGIIDDRRAISADIALRLGEFFDVSPRMWLELQLDYSITKCSLNSPELSPASMEAVA from the coding sequence ATGAAAGATCAATCATTAACTCTGACTTCACCCGGGAAAATACTGTATGAAAAATACATGTTGCCCAATGGGCTGAGTGTCAGCGACCTGGCTCGCAACATTGACGTTTCTCCGGAAAAAATCAATGGAATCATCGATGATCGACGGGCTATTTCAGCAGACATCGCTCTTCGCTTAGGTGAATTTTTCGATGTATCCCCCAGAATGTGGCTTGAACTTCAACTCGATTATTCGATCACGAAGTGCAGCTTGAACAGCCCGGAACTGTCCCCCGCATCCATGGAGGCCGTGGCGTAA
- a CDS encoding 3-isopropylmalate dehydrogenase — MGTEFHVGVIPGDGTGPEVVAEGIKVLNAAASRYGFGLKYTTYDLGGERYKRTGETLPDSVIRELKQHKAIFLGAIGHPEVAPGILEKGILLRARFELDQYINLRPVKLYEGVDTPLKNKGPEEIDFVVVRENTEGLYAGAGGVLKRGTADEVAIQESINTRKGVERCIRFAFDITRKRNKGKKLTLCGKTNVLTFAFDLWERTFYEVAKDYPDIATDYAHVDATCMWMVKNPEWFDVIVTDNMFGDIITDLGAMIQGGMGVAAGGNINPEGVSMFEPIGGSAPKYTGRNVINPLAAIMAGAMMLDFLGQEEAAQCIETSVQKAIRNDLTSMDAGKMGMGTKEVGDLISRYVLEK; from the coding sequence ATGGGGACAGAATTTCATGTCGGTGTGATTCCCGGTGACGGAACAGGGCCGGAAGTCGTTGCGGAAGGCATCAAAGTGCTCAATGCCGCGGCCAGTCGATACGGCTTCGGCCTGAAATATACCACCTACGACCTGGGCGGGGAACGCTACAAGCGGACAGGCGAAACCCTTCCGGACAGCGTGATCCGGGAACTGAAACAGCATAAGGCCATCTTTCTCGGCGCGATCGGTCATCCCGAAGTAGCACCGGGCATCCTCGAAAAGGGCATCCTGTTGAGGGCCCGCTTTGAACTGGATCAGTACATCAATCTGCGCCCCGTGAAACTTTATGAAGGCGTCGATACGCCTCTGAAAAACAAGGGACCGGAGGAAATCGATTTCGTGGTCGTCCGGGAAAACACCGAAGGGCTCTATGCCGGCGCGGGCGGCGTCCTTAAAAGGGGAACCGCCGATGAAGTGGCCATCCAGGAATCCATCAATACACGCAAGGGTGTGGAGCGCTGCATCCGCTTCGCCTTCGACATCACCCGAAAACGAAACAAGGGAAAGAAACTGACCCTGTGCGGCAAAACCAACGTCCTGACCTTCGCCTTCGATCTCTGGGAACGAACCTTCTATGAAGTCGCGAAGGACTATCCCGACATCGCGACGGATTACGCCCACGTGGACGCCACCTGCATGTGGATGGTCAAGAATCCCGAATGGTTCGACGTCATTGTCACGGACAACATGTTCGGCGACATCATCACCGATCTGGGCGCCATGATCCAGGGCGGCATGGGCGTTGCCGCCGGCGGCAACATCAATCCCGAGGGCGTCTCCATGTTCGAGCCCATCGGCGGCTCCGCGCCCAAATACACGGGCAGGAACGTCATCAATCCCCTGGCCGCCATCATGGCCGGCGCCATGATGCTGGATTTTCTCGGTCAGGAGGAGGCGGCCCAGTGCATCGAAACGTCGGTGCAGAAGGCCATCCGGAACGATCTCACCTCCATGGACGCCGGAAAGATGGGCATGGGGACCAAGGAAGTGGGCGACCTGATCAGCCGGTACGTTCTGGAAAAATAA
- a CDS encoding 2-isopropylmalate synthase produces MDSPEKRIYIFDTTLRDGEQSPGSSMNPAEKLRIARQLEKMGVDIIEAGFPIASEGDFLSVQQIAQEIRGAQIAGLARANNADIDRAWEAIRDAANPRIHTFISSSDIHLKYQLRKSREQVLKEAVAAVERARSYTPNVEFSPMDATRTDRGYLCEMVEAVIAAGASTVNIPDTVGYAIPQEFGELIAYLRANVPNISQAIISVHCHNDLGLAVANSLSAILNGARQVECTINGIGERAGNTAMEEVVMALRTRKDLFGFYTGIKTESIYQSSRLLTQITGVAVQPNKAIVGANAFAHESGIHQDGLIKEKITYEIMTPQSVGISDSHIVLGKHSGRHAVSEHLKKLGFNLSDTELNKIFVRFKELADAKKNVFDEDLEAIVYEELYRVEDKYKLIYLNVVSGNVAIPTATMQMEVDREIVQDAGFGVGPVDATFDAIRKITGTNYDLLRYVVNAISGGTDAQGEVTVQLKFNGRSVVGHGADLDVIVASARAYINALNRLEFLKRDAGKIKSEYE; encoded by the coding sequence ATGGATTCACCAGAGAAAAGAATTTATATTTTTGATACGACGCTCCGGGATGGGGAACAATCACCCGGTTCGAGCATGAACCCCGCGGAAAAACTCCGGATCGCCCGCCAGCTCGAAAAGATGGGGGTCGATATCATCGAAGCCGGCTTCCCCATCGCTTCCGAAGGCGATTTCCTTTCGGTCCAGCAGATCGCCCAGGAGATCCGCGGCGCCCAGATTGCCGGTCTGGCCAGGGCCAACAACGCCGATATCGACCGGGCTTGGGAAGCGATTCGGGACGCGGCCAATCCGCGCATTCACACCTTCATCTCCTCCTCGGACATCCATCTGAAATATCAGCTCCGGAAATCCCGGGAGCAGGTCCTGAAGGAGGCCGTCGCCGCCGTCGAAAGGGCGCGGAGCTATACGCCCAACGTGGAATTTTCCCCCATGGACGCCACCCGCACGGATCGGGGTTATCTCTGCGAAATGGTGGAGGCGGTCATTGCCGCCGGGGCATCGACGGTCAACATCCCCGATACGGTGGGATACGCCATTCCGCAGGAATTCGGCGAACTGATCGCCTATCTTCGTGCCAACGTTCCCAATATTTCCCAGGCGATCATCTCCGTGCACTGCCACAACGATCTCGGACTGGCAGTGGCCAATTCCCTGTCCGCCATCCTCAACGGCGCCCGGCAGGTCGAATGCACGATCAATGGCATCGGGGAGCGGGCGGGCAACACGGCCATGGAGGAAGTGGTCATGGCCCTCCGGACGCGCAAAGATCTCTTCGGCTTTTATACGGGCATCAAGACGGAGAGCATTTATCAGTCCTCCCGTCTGCTGACCCAGATCACGGGCGTCGCGGTACAGCCGAACAAGGCTATCGTCGGGGCGAACGCCTTCGCCCACGAATCCGGCATTCATCAGGACGGCCTGATCAAGGAAAAAATCACCTATGAGATCATGACGCCTCAGTCCGTCGGCATTTCCGACTCCCACATCGTTCTGGGCAAGCATTCCGGTCGTCACGCCGTTTCGGAGCACCTGAAAAAACTGGGGTTCAACCTGTCCGACACGGAGCTGAACAAGATTTTTGTCCGCTTCAAGGAACTGGCCGACGCCAAAAAGAACGTCTTCGACGAAGACCTGGAAGCCATTGTCTATGAAGAGCTTTACCGGGTAGAGGACAAATACAAGCTGATCTACCTCAATGTGGTCAGCGGAAACGTCGCCATCCCCACGGCCACGATGCAGATGGAAGTGGACAGGGAAATCGTCCAGGATGCCGGCTTCGGTGTCGGTCCGGTGGATGCCACCTTTGACGCGATCCGGAAAATCACGGGCACAAACTACGATCTGCTCCGCTACGTCGTCAATGCCATCTCCGGCGGGACGGACGCTCAGGGCGAAGTGACCGTGCAGCTCAAGTTCAACGGCCGCTCCGTCGTGGGGCACGGCGCCGACCTCGATGTCATCGTGGCTTCGGCCCGGGCCTACATCAACGCCCTGAACCGCCTGGAGTTCCTCAAGCGGGATGCCGGCAAGATCAAATCGGAATACGAATAG
- the leuC gene encoding 3-isopropylmalate dehydratase large subunit yields MGMTITEKILCRHTDLDEVRPGMLINAKVDIALGNDVTAPLAIDEFRKAGGKKVFDRDKVVLIPDHFTPNKDINSAAQCKIMRDFAREQEITHYYEVGEVGVEHALLPEKGIVLPGDLVIGADSHTCTYGALGAFATGVGSTDLAAAMLTGEVWFKVPESIRFVLSGTLNPWVSGKDLILYIIGKIGVDGALYKAMEFTGDTIASLTMADRFTIANMAIEAGGKNGIFTPDEITEAYVKPRAKRPYTFYASDPDAAYAQVIEIDVNRIEPQVAFPHLPSNTKGISEVGQVPLDQVVIGSCTNGRIEDLRAAAAVLKGRKADPRVRLIVIPATQEIYRMAMKEGLFDIFLDANAAISTPTCGPCLGGHMGILAAGERALATTNRNFVGRMGHPRSEVYLSNPAVAAASAVLGRIAGPDELK; encoded by the coding sequence ATGGGAATGACCATTACGGAAAAGATCCTTTGCCGGCATACCGACCTCGACGAAGTCCGTCCCGGAATGCTGATCAACGCGAAGGTGGATATCGCCCTGGGAAACGACGTCACGGCTCCGCTGGCTATTGACGAATTCCGCAAGGCGGGAGGAAAGAAGGTCTTCGACCGGGACAAGGTGGTCCTCATTCCGGACCATTTTACCCCCAACAAGGACATCAATTCCGCCGCGCAGTGCAAGATCATGCGCGACTTTGCCCGGGAGCAGGAGATCACCCATTACTACGAAGTCGGGGAAGTGGGTGTGGAACACGCCCTCCTGCCGGAAAAAGGCATCGTCCTGCCGGGCGACCTGGTGATCGGGGCGGACAGCCACACCTGCACCTACGGGGCCCTGGGGGCCTTCGCGACAGGTGTGGGCAGTACGGACCTGGCGGCGGCCATGCTGACCGGCGAAGTCTGGTTCAAGGTTCCGGAATCCATCAGGTTCGTCCTCTCCGGAACGCTCAATCCGTGGGTCTCGGGCAAGGATCTTATCCTTTACATCATCGGTAAGATCGGCGTGGACGGCGCCCTTTACAAGGCCATGGAATTTACGGGCGACACGATCGCCTCCCTGACCATGGCGGACCGCTTTACCATCGCCAACATGGCCATCGAAGCGGGAGGCAAGAACGGCATCTTCACCCCCGATGAAATTACGGAAGCTTATGTGAAGCCCCGGGCAAAACGCCCCTACACCTTTTACGCCTCCGACCCCGATGCCGCCTACGCCCAGGTCATCGAGATCGATGTGAACCGGATAGAACCCCAGGTCGCCTTCCCTCATCTGCCCTCCAACACGAAGGGGATCAGCGAGGTGGGCCAGGTCCCGCTCGATCAGGTCGTCATCGGCTCCTGCACCAACGGACGGATCGAGGATCTGCGGGCAGCGGCCGCCGTGCTGAAAGGACGCAAGGCCGATCCCCGGGTCCGGCTGATCGTCATCCCGGCAACTCAGGAAATCTATCGAATGGCCATGAAGGAAGGACTCTTCGACATCTTCCTTGACGCCAACGCGGCCATCAGCACTCCGACCTGCGGCCCCTGCCTGGGCGGGCATATGGGAATCCTCGCCGCCGGCGAACGGGCCCTGGCGACGACCAACCGGAATTTCGTCGGCCGGATGGGGCACCCCCGCAGCGAGGTGTATCTGAGCAATCCCGCCGTAGCCGCCGCTTCCGCCGTCCTGGGAAGAATTGCCGGCCCTGATGAACTGAAATGA
- a CDS encoding 3-isopropylmalate dehydratase small subunit, producing MKFTGKVWKFGDNIDTDAIIPARYLNTFDPQALAAHCMEDADPDFPKKVSAGDIIVAGENFGCGSSREHAPIAIKAAGVSCVIAKSFARIFYRNAFNMGLPIFESAELFDRVDEGQTITVDGDSGVILLEGAQTPLSIQPIPPFMQELIADGGLMKHLARKNRG from the coding sequence ATGAAATTTACAGGAAAAGTATGGAAATTCGGCGATAACATCGACACGGACGCCATCATCCCGGCCCGTTATCTGAACACCTTCGATCCCCAGGCCCTCGCCGCCCACTGCATGGAAGACGCCGATCCCGACTTCCCCAAAAAGGTCAGCGCGGGCGACATCATCGTCGCCGGCGAGAACTTCGGCTGCGGCTCATCGAGGGAGCACGCCCCCATCGCCATCAAGGCCGCCGGCGTATCCTGCGTGATCGCGAAAAGCTTCGCCCGGATCTTCTATCGGAACGCCTTCAACATGGGACTGCCCATTTTCGAATCGGCGGAACTGTTTGACCGGGTCGACGAAGGCCAGACCATAACCGTCGACGGCGATTCCGGGGTCATCCTTCTCGAAGGCGCACAGACGCCTCTTTCCATCCAGCCGATCCCCCCTTTCATGCAGGAATTGATCGCCGATGGCGGACTCATGAAGCACCTCGCCCGAAAAAACCGGGGATAA
- the rtcA gene encoding RNA 3'-terminal phosphate cyclase, which yields MIEIDGSQKSGSGTIVRDAVSLSALAGRDLHLTNIRAKRRPKPGLRAQHLRGIEAIAELCRGRLEGAAISSGEIRFFPGQTIRGGRYDWDIGTAGSTTMLVLCVLPLALFADGPSLFRITGGLFQDFAPSVYSLQTVLLPLLRRMGAQIDLRIMRPGYVPQGQGQITVDVTPLKRPLKPLILTAQGNLLEIRGIALSSLLKERQVSERMAEECRKTLQAEGHDARIDLLYDTAGNPVYEKSAVQAGAALALWAKTDTECLLGADRAGAPRRSSETIGRQVARMMTETLQTGATLDVHAADQIIPFAALAEGESSFVIPRMTDHIDSRLWLVETFLGAETELRDRTLRIRGIGYRR from the coding sequence ATGATCGAGATTGACGGCAGCCAAAAATCTGGATCGGGAACCATCGTGCGGGACGCCGTTTCCCTGTCCGCCCTGGCCGGGCGGGATCTGCATCTGACGAACATCCGGGCGAAACGGCGTCCGAAGCCGGGTCTGAGAGCCCAGCATCTCCGGGGCATCGAGGCCATCGCGGAACTCTGCCGCGGCCGGCTGGAAGGCGCGGCAATCAGCTCCGGAGAGATCCGGTTCTTCCCCGGACAGACAATCCGCGGCGGCCGGTATGACTGGGACATCGGCACGGCCGGCTCCACCACGATGCTCGTCCTTTGCGTTCTCCCCCTGGCTCTGTTTGCCGACGGGCCTTCCCTTTTCCGGATTACAGGCGGGCTCTTTCAGGACTTCGCCCCTTCCGTTTACTCCCTGCAAACCGTCCTCCTCCCCCTTTTGAGGCGGATGGGCGCACAGATCGATCTTCGCATTATGCGCCCCGGCTATGTCCCCCAGGGGCAGGGCCAGATCACCGTCGACGTGACGCCGTTGAAGCGCCCGCTGAAGCCGCTGATCCTGACAGCCCAGGGAAATCTGCTGGAAATCCGGGGAATCGCCCTGTCCTCCCTGTTGAAAGAGAGACAGGTCTCCGAACGGATGGCGGAGGAATGCCGGAAAACCCTGCAGGCCGAGGGGCATGACGCCCGGATCGATCTCCTTTACGATACGGCGGGAAACCCCGTCTATGAAAAATCGGCGGTCCAGGCGGGAGCTGCCCTCGCCCTCTGGGCGAAAACCGACACGGAATGTCTGCTGGGTGCGGACCGCGCGGGCGCGCCGCGCCGCAGTTCGGAAACCATCGGCAGGCAGGTGGCCCGGATGATGACGGAAACCCTGCAGACCGGCGCGACTCTGGATGTTCACGCAGCGGACCAGATCATCCCCTTCGCGGCCCTGGCCGAAGGAGAGAGCTCCTTCGTGATTCCGCGGATGACCGATCACATCGATTCCCGGCTCTGGCTGGTGGAAACCTTTCTCGGGGCGGAAACGGAGCTCCGGGACCGCACCCTGCGCATCCGCGGGATCGGCTACCGGAGATAA